The Ornithorhynchus anatinus isolate Pmale09 chromosome 11, mOrnAna1.pri.v4, whole genome shotgun sequence genomic interval gtacaagataatcaggtcccacttggggctcacggtctaagtaggagggagaacagtaaactcagtgattgaaagaataaatgaatgaatccccattttgcagatgagagaactgaggctcagagaagttaagtgatggcccaaggtcaacaggcccatgatggagccgggattagaacccaagtcctctgactcccaggcccgtactcttcctacaaggccacgctgcttccccaagtaaaTGAAGTAACTAAAGACATGTTACAAAGAGATGTAtatacatgtctccccactcataaATTGAGCCGATCTATTACCATATTCTACCGACACCGAGAAGAGCTAGACTTCTATCCCAGGGCCTCTTGCCTGTGTTCTCTCTCCAGGAACGACTGGAAACTGGGACTCTCGTGGGTGTTCCTCCAGGCTCCGAGATCTAGAAACCATTTGCCTCTGTGATCACCTGACTTTCTTCGCCCTCTTGCTGGTAAGTGGTTGGCAGGCGGCAACACACGGCCCTCTGCACTAgatcataataacgataataataattgaattattatggtgtgttaagcacttactgtgtgccaggcactgtactaagtgctgggatgggtataagcaaattgggctcacagtctcaatccctattttacagatgaggtaactgaggcacagagaagtaaagtgacttgtccaaggttacacagctgacaagtggtagagccgggtttagaactcatgaccttctgacttccaggtccatgctctgtccactctgccatgctgcttcccacaagccAAAAATCCTCCCTGTTCTGGAATCCCTCCAAACTCACCTGATAGATCCCCTAAGAGCCAACCTGAATTTCTCAAGATGGACTTGTAAAAGTCTTGGTGATCCAGTCAATCGCAGGTGGACTCTCGTGTCCCTTTGGTCATCTCCCCTCAAAAATCCGCCCAATCAAAGAAGCCCAATGCATCAAGATCTTACTTATTGGAGTTCCCTCAGGCCTGTTATTTTTCCATAACCATTACTAGCCAATGCCTACCTCCTCTGATGGCCGAGAAAGCATACCCTTGGAGGTGTTGGGCTCTGAAAATTGGGCAGATCTAACTGACTTATTTGAAATGAAttgaattgtggtttttgttaagttcttactacgtgccaagtgcctatactacgtgctggggtagatacaagattgtcaggtcccacatgtggctcacagtctaaataagagggagaacaggtattgaatccccattttgcagatgagggaactgaggcacagaggaagtgaagtgacttgcccaaggtcactcagcacacaagtggtggagctgagattagaacccaggtcctctgactcccagacctgtgttgtttccactaggccgtgcagcttctcAAAATCTTTGAAGCTTGTATTCCCACAGAAATGCTAGATGGATATTTTCCTAGTAAGTGGAAATATTTCCCAGCCTATTATGGGGAACAGATTCAGACATCCAAGTCCCCAAGTGGACGGCTAGAAAAACCCAACTCCCTGCCACGACCCCTAAGGACTGCCCTTAATGGCCATTCCAGGGTGGCCTATGGGgccctcttttttaatggtatttattaagctcttaatatgtgtcatacactcttctaaactctggaatatgaacaagtaattaggttggacacagtcagtcagtcatatttattgagcacgtactgtgtgcagagcacaataaagcaatataacagactcatttcctgcccacaaggagcttagagtctagagggggagacagactttaatataaatatataaactacTTATgcgttcgtaagtgctgtggggctgggaagggggatgaataaaggtaggaagtccctgtcccacacggggctcacagcgaagtaggagggggaataggaatcctcattttacagttcaaggaggtgaggtgcagagaaagtaagtgacttgcccaagcaagcagttggcagagccgagtttagaacccaggtctctgactcccagggccgtgctctttcctcctctggaagGGCTGCATTTGCTCCCCTACCTCCTAATCTCCTGCCAAAGGTAAAGCAGCCCTGGGGGCTCGGGTTGCGGGGGCGGGATTCTTACAGGAGCCAACGCTGGACATCGCCACAGTGAGGGCGCTGACCCGCATCTCCCAGGCCGGTTGCAGCGTCTCCGTTATCTTCCTGATTCTCACCATCGTCCTGTACTTCACGCAGAGGTGAGTCCCCGCCGTAACCCCCGATGCGAGGCacgcttcactcattcattcattcattcaatagtatttattgagcgcttactatgtgcagagcactggactaagcgcttggaatgtacaaatcggtaacagagacagtccctgccctttgacgggcttacggtctaatcgggggagacggacagacaagaacggtagcaataaatagaatcaaggtgatgtacatctcattaacaaaataaatagggtaatgaaaatacatgaaGTTGAGcgaacaagcacagtgctgaggggagggggagggagggaggaggagcagggggaaaggggggaaaagaagacctagttgaggggaggtgaatggggggtagagggggagcagagggaaaaggggaagctcagtctgggaaggcctcttggacgaggtgagctctaagtagggttttgaagaggggaagagaattagtttggcggacgtgaggagggagacattccaggatcgcgggaggacgtggcccaggggtcgacggcgggataggcgagaacgggggacggtgaggaggtgggcggcggaagagcggagcgtgcggggtggggagtagaaagagagaagggaggagaggtaggagggggcaaggtgatggagagccttgaagcctagagtgagaagcttttgtttcgtgcggacgttgataggcaaccactggagtgttgaCTGTTGTCACTCGACTGTCCCAACCCCTGAACCAGCTTGTCATCCACTTCCACCTCAAGAAAATCCCCTAGGCCTTCATCATTTCCCAGCTTCcagtctcctccttccttctctttgggCGTGACGTGGGTAGGAGCCACAAATGGTCAGGTGCTTGGgctgcccctccttcctccttcccccaacctcacCGTAGTTAGTCTTTATTCAGAGATGCttcttggggggtgggagggtactGGGGCTCAACTCACCCACGAGTCCGGATTCCAGCCCCGGCCATTAATTGGAGGCTACCCGCTTGGTTAATCCATTGGCTCATTCTGGGATTTAGTAAACccttcctcagtcagtcaatcggtcaatcgtatttactgagcacttactgtgtgcagagcaccatgctaagcacttggtagagtacaatataacagaaacattacctgtctacaatgagcttgcaatctgtTGTGCTCTCActatgttcatttatattaatgtctgtctccccctctggactgcaagatcgttgtgggcagagaatgtgtctgttatattgttatattgtactttctcaagcgcttagtacagtggccacccagtaagcgctcagtaaataagattgatttgaACCGCCGCTgaggattcaagataatcatctcagtcacagtccctgggcTGGCCGGGTTCCAATAATTGACATCCAGATCCTGGGTTTTCCACTATGTTTTGGTCTTTctagccttctcttctcctggcCCCACGGTtgcgggggcaggaggagggaggttccCCGTTTTCCGATGCCTGCTTTCTccaggtttacccggaagaaattCAAGCAAGAAGATCCCCCAAAGATCCACGTGAGCCTCAGCAGCAGCCTGTGCCTCCTGAATGTGACTTTTCTCATCGCCCTCGGGACAGGTGCCCCTCAGTCAGACGGGTGGTGCTGGGCGCTGGGGGGCATCTCCCATTACTTCCTGCTCTCCTCTTTCACCTGGATGGGCATCGAGGCCTTTCACCTTTACCTGCTGGTCATCAAGATCTTCAAAACTTACTTCAGGCACTACTTCCTAAAGCTGTGCCTggtgggctggggtgagtacccgtgagaagaagcgtggcctcgtggagagagcacgggcctggaagtcagaaggtcatgggttccaatcccggctctgccactgtctgctgtttgaccttaggcaagtcacttcacttctctgagcctcaattcccccatccgtaaaatggggattaagtctgtgaatcctaagtgggacagggactgtgtccaacccaattagcttgtacctactccagagcttagaacaatgcctggcacatagcaaacacttaacaaataccgtgattactattatttttactccGGACTACGTGGGTTGGGGAACCCGGAGCTTCCATGGATGGGCAGCACGGAGTTCTCAGTCTCCACTCCACGGGCTCAGTGAATTAGTCAATCTATTAGTGGCGTTTATGGAGagcgtactgggtgcagagcactgtactaaggacctgggagggcatgatacaataacaataataataataattgttattacgagaattgtaaagtgcttatcatgttccaagcactgttctaagaactggagtagatacaaagtaatcaggttggacactgtccctgtcccacatgaggcttcccagtctcaattcccatttcacagttgaggtaactgaggcacagaaaagtgaaatgacttgaccaagaccacacagcagacaagtggtggagccgggattagaacccatgaccttgtgccATAATTACAGTCTCGAAGGACCCCCACATATTATTCCCCGGTTTGAGAAACTCCatttctatatcccagcccactcAGTCCCGAGCCCTGGCTAGGAGAAGCTGATGTGGCCACCCTGAACCTACCAGGACTCACATCACCGACCTGAACTGGCCCAGAGGCCTGGAGAGCTGGAGGAAGCCGGGCAGGGAGTGGGAAATTGAAGGGTTTAGGATGGCTCAGtgattctctcttctccctctctgcccaccaggcATTCCGGCCTTCGTTGTCTTCATCACCGGGGTCACTGGGAGCTACGGGCACTTCCTTATCAAGAATGAGAAAAACCAGACGACTCTAGAACTGTGAGTGATGGGTTCAGATAGGGCGGCGAGGAAACGAAGCCATTACCCTGCTGCCCACACCCAGTCCCCGCCGCCTCCTACCTTTCCAGGTCTGGGTGTCTCCTGCCACCCTCACATTCTCACCCAGACCCTTAATCTCCCTTGCCAAGGCTGGGAAtccaaagacctggattctctGGCTGGAAACATCCTACCCTCTTCCTaattttggacctcagtttccccatctgtaaaataataataatggcatttgttaagctcttactatgtgccaggcactgtactaagcactaagtagtgGGATGGGGCCACAGTCTCTCAGGGCCTCTCAGGAGGAAAGGccccaagaagcaacatggccgagtggaaagagcatgggcctgggagttcgaggacctaggttctagtctcggctctgccccttgtctgctgcgtgaccttggatgagtcgcttcatttctctgggcctcagttacctcatctgtacaatggggattaagactgcaaacgctgtgtgggacaggcactgggtccagctcgattatcttgtacctaccccggtgcttagttgattagtacagtggctagatagtaagcgctgaacgaatctCATAAAAAAAGATGTTAGACCGCGAGcgcctgtgtgtatgtgtgggcacGAGCAACTCTCCCTTCTAAGTCACGGTTGACGAGCAGAGTGACCTTAATTTGGCAGTCCcatgagtacagtgccgtgggctGGGGCTGCTCTCAGGAAGCTAACTATCTATAACAGCTCTTGTCACCACAACAGCTAGCTTTCCTAAGGGAGTTCACGTTAGCTCACTATCCGGTCTCTTTAATGTGAAGAAGTTGTTTGGTGTTAATATTTGCCACGACCCTGATAGATGGTGCCTTAGATCGCCGCTCTGAGATGAGCAGCTTCCCCTGTAACGGTCGACGATGAGTACCAAGAACAGTTCCGGTTAGGTAGTTTCTCTGAAAAGTTTTGGAAATACACGGTACGGGGAGATGAGAGAATTTATCTCCCTGGCCTTCAGGGCAATGAAGGCagttgggggaaggggcggggagaaggtGCCCTGAAAGGTCAGGAGGGATTCTGTCCCTTTTAGCTAAACAGGGAAAAAGTCTGGAGAGCAGCTcttagaggaagagatagagagacagagagagaaagatggggaggcagagagacagggtggggtagagagagggggcTTCCTTCTTTtcatagtatatgttaagtgcttattatgactcaggcaccgtactaagccctggggtagattcaagataatcgggtcggggaCACAGTTCCCTTCTCTCATGGCTCACCCTCTAattcggagggaggaggattgaatccccatctttcagctgAGGtacccgagacccagagaagtgaagtggcttgcccgaggtcatctagcagacaagtggcagaactgggattcaaacccagatcctctctgactcccaggcccacgctcttctcATTAGGCCTCGCTACTTCCAGGGAAAAGGCACGGGGGGAAGAAATCTCAGGGTTGTTAGAGTGAAGAAAGAAAGGGGCTGCGAGGAAGTTTGCACGACTCCTTCCCCTTGCTGACTGGACTGGTCTTTGGCAGATGCTGGATAAAAATAAGCCCTGCCTGGTATGTCACTACCCATGGCTACTTCTCCGTCATCTTCTTCTTCAACTTGGTGATCCTCTGCCTAGTGTCCTGGAAGATCTTCAGCCTGCAGAGTTCTACAGCTGGCAAGGAGcggagacaggcctggaagggggTTCTGACGGTGCTGGGCCTCTCCTGCCTCGTGGGGAGCACTTGGTCCCTGGTCTTCCTCACTCCTCTCGGCCCTGTCACCGCCTACATCTTCACCCTGTTCAATTCCTTCCAAGGTGAGGCCTCAAGCGTTATTGTCCCGCCCCTCTCATCGCCAGtagtatttagggagcgcctGCAACGGAAtgagtagacattcattcattcattcaatcatatttactgagcgcatactgtgtgtgaccactgtactaagcgcttgggagagtacaacaataaacagacacattccctgcccccagcgagctcacggtctagccgattcgttcgttcagtcgtatttattgagctcttactgtgtgcaaagcactgtacttgtgtgcaaagcgccgtacttGTGAGCAGAGTGTTTTACCCAGACTCCCCAGAATGGATGGAGGgacacagtatttactgagcacttactatgtacagggcactgtactaagcactttggtgagtacgatacaacagaaatagcagacaggttccctgcccataccgagtttacagtctagagggagagacagaaattaatttgaataaataagtaatttataatgtataatttgaagatacgtatataagtgccgAGGGGTTGGGAGTGGGCTGAATATCAGAGGCCCAAAgatcacatatccaagtgcaatcTGGAAAGCCCCTGCACTGGAGGATGTGTCGTGAGGCTGGAAATGGCCAGGGTGGGTGACCTGGGGATGTTGAGAAGATGGGCCAtttgatcagtcatatttgttgagcgcttactctgagcagagctct includes:
- the ADGRG3 gene encoding adhesion G protein-coupled receptor G3, translating into MVKALFRTINITNIQDLYFSLTPNQVPGLILGTMAESPDRVRIPRTLFETLRADADRVHVAISVFNIGQGNLFKGQASANGDGTSVLDNRMVGVRVGRQPIEDLIEPVEITFSHRKQPQNLTRRCVFWNPSQGTTGNWDSRGCSSRLRDLETICLCDHLTFFALLLEPTLDIATVRALTRISQAGCSVSVIFLILTIVLYFTQRFTRKKFKQEDPPKIHVSLSSSLCLLNVTFLIALGTGAPQSDGWCWALGGISHYFLLSSFTWMGIEAFHLYLLVIKIFKTYFRHYFLKLCLVGWGIPAFVVFITGVTGSYGHFLIKNEKNQTTLELCWIKISPAWYVTTHGYFSVIFFFNLVILCLVSWKIFSLQSSTAGKERRQAWKGVLTVLGLSCLVGSTWSLVFLTPLGPVTAYIFTLFNSFQGIFIFCWFTALYFLGKTAETSSSATAKGDKVTSTSHD